In Prunus dulcis chromosome 1, ALMONDv2, whole genome shotgun sequence, the following are encoded in one genomic region:
- the LOC117616126 gene encoding heat shock 70 kDa protein 8 produces MAEPAYTVASDSETTGEEKLSATFSETAIGIDIGTSQCSVAVWNGSQVELLKNTRNQKMMRSYVTFKDENPSGGVSSQLVNEQDVLSGAAIFNMKRLIGRVDTDPVVHSSKSLPFLVQTLGIGVRPLIAALVNNVWRSTTPEEVVAIFLVELKAMAEIRLKRPIKNVVLTIPASFSRFQLTRIERACAMAGLHVLRLMPEPTAVALLYAQQNVSQNTNTGSEKIALIFNMGAGYCDVAVTATAGGVSQIKALAGSAIGGEDLLQNMMHHLLPDSESLLTSCGLDDIKSVGLLRVATQEAIHSLSSQTNVQVDVDLGNGTKICKVVDRGEFEEVNQDVFDKCASLIIQCLHDAKVDTEDVSDVIVVGGCSYIPKIKSLVMGTCKKQELYKGMNPLEAAVSGAALEGAVASGLSDPFGSLDLLTIQATPLAIGIRADGNNFVPIIPRSTTMPAQKDLIFTTAHDNQAEALIIVYEGEGKKVEENHLLGYFKITGIPLAPKGVPEIRVILDIDASSVLRVLAGVLMPGSHQPVNPVMGVRMPTVDDGHGWCAEALNRVYGSNLDLVTVQRKI; encoded by the coding sequence ATGGCTGAGCCAGCGTACACCGTGGCATCCGATAGTGAAACTACTGGAGAGGAAAAATTGTCAGCCACTTTTTCTGAAACTGCAATTGGAATTGACATTGGCACTTCACAGTGCAGTGTTGCGGTCTGGAATGGCTCCCAGGTTGAGCTCCTTAAGAATACTAGAAACCAGAAGATGATGCGTTCATATGTCACATTCAAGGATGAGAACCCATCAGGGGGAGTAAGCAGTCAACTCGTGAATGAGCAGGACGTGTTATCCGGAGCTGCGATCTTCAACATGAAACGCTTAATTGGCAGAGTTGATACTGATCCAGTTGTTCACTCAAGCAAGAGCCTACCGTTTTTAGTACAAACATTGGGCATTGGGGTGCGCCCATTAATTGCAGCCTTGGTGAACAATGTGTGGAGGTCCACCACTCCTGAAGAAGTAGTGGCAATATTTTTGGTGGAACTCAAGGCAATGGCAGAAATCCGGTTGAAACGGCCCATAAAAAATGTTGTTCTGACCATTCCAGCTTCATTCAGCCGATTCCAGCTGACTCGTATTGAAAGAGCTTGTGCCATGGCTGGTCTTCATGTACTCAGACTGATGCCTGAACCAACTGCTGTTGCGTTGTTATATGCTCAACAGAATGTATCTCAGAACACAAATACTGGATCGGAGAAGATTGCTTTAATCTTCAATATGGGTGCTGGATACTGTGATGTAGCTGTAACTGCTACGGCTGGAGGAGTTTCTCAAATAAAAGCCTTAGCAGGATCTGCCATTGGAGGGGAAGACTTGCTTCAGAATATGATGCATCATCTGTTGCCAGATTCGGAGAGTCTTTTAACTAGTTGTGGACTTGATGATATAAAATCTGTGGGCTTACTTCGAGTTGCAACCCAAGAGGCAATACACAGTCTCTCCTCCCAAACCAATGTTCAAGTTGATGTTGACTTGGGAAATGGAACAAAAATATGTAAGGTTGTGGATCGCGGGGAATTTGAGGAAGTTAACCAAGATGTGTTTGATAAGTGTGCGAGCCTCATAATCCAGTGCTTGCACGATGCAAAGGTTGATACTGAGGATGTGAGCGATGTAATAGTTGTTGGTGGATGTTCGTATATTCCAAAGATAAAAAGCCTTGTCATGGGCACATGCAAAAAGCAGGAGCTTTACAAAGGAATGAACCCATTGGAAGCTGCTGTCTCTGGAGCAGCACTAGAAGGAGCGGTGGCATCAGGTCTTAGTGATCCCTTTGGAAGTTTGGACTTGCTAACCATTCAAGCCACTCCTTTGGCCATTGGTATTCGAGCTGATGGAAACAACTTTGTGCCCATCATACCTAGAAGCACCACAATGCCAGCACAAAAAGATCTGATTTTCACAACCGCCCATGATAATCAAGCTGAAGCACTGATAATTGTGTATGAAGGAGAGGGGAAAAAGGTGGAAGAAAATCATTTGCTGGGCTATTTCAAGATCACGGGAATTCCGCTGGCCCCAAAGGGAGTTCCAGAAATAAGAGTAATACTGGACATTGATGCTTCAAGCGTGCTGCGAGTTTTGGCTGGGGTCTTGATGCCAGGATCTCATCAACCAGTAAATCCAGTCATGGGAGTGAGGATGCCAACAGTTGATGACGGTCACGGCTGGTGTGCTGAAGCCCTAAACAGAGTTTATGGTTCTAATCTAGACTTGGTAACAGTGCAGAGGAAGATATAG
- the LOC117615607 gene encoding 5'-nucleotidase SurE, producing the protein MENNSIISGDKPTVMVTNDDGIEGPGLLALVQVLVSTRRYNVLVCAPESEQSAVSHCITWRHPIAAKQVHIDGATAYAVSGSPADCASLGISKTLFPSIPDLVISGINMGSNCGYHIVYSGTVAGAREAFLNGVPAISVSYDWVGAKSSINDFTLAAEACLPIINGVLAELRNKTYPQNCFLNIDLPANIANHKGYKLTKQGKSLIKMGWRQVTSESDKAAGKMLSTMVMDTDSTASTEINTSATSAEHLLFTREIRSGQVDEDDSDHRSLQEGYITVTPLGALSNVEIDCHAYLKEWLPNVAERLSASAL; encoded by the exons ATGGAAAACAACAGTATCATCTCCGGCGACAAGCCCACAGTGATGGTGACGAACGACGACGGAATCGAAGGTCCTGGACTTCTGGCTCTGGTTCAAGTCCTCGTCTCCACCCGTCGCTACAATGTTCTTGTCTGCGCCCCTGAATC GGAACAGTCAGCTGTGAGTCACTGCATCACATGGCGTCATCCAATTGCTGCCAAGCAAGTGCATATTGATGGAGCAACAGCCTATGCTGTTTCTG GAAGTCCGGCTGATTGTGCTTCTCTGGGTATCTCCAAAACGCTTTTTCCTTCAATTCCTGACCTG GTAATCAGTGGCATAAACATGGGCAGCAACTGTGGTTATCACAT TGTTTACTCTGGAACAGTGGCTGGTGCTCGTGAGGCCTTTCTTAATGGTGTACCTGCAATCTCTGTATCCTATGATTG GGTTGGAGCTAAGAGCAGTATTAATGACTTCACACTTGCTGCCGAGGCTTGCTTACCTATCATAAACGGAGTACTGGCGGaattaagaaacaaaactTATCCCCAAAACTGTTTCTTGAATATAGATCTGCCAGCAAATATTGCTAATCATAAG GGGTATAAGCTCACTAAGCAAGGTAAAAGTTTAATCAAAATGGGGTGGAGGCAAGTTACTTCTGAGTCTGACAAGGCGGCAGGAAAAATGTTGTCAACAATGGTAATGGATACGGATTCAACAGCATCTACAGAAATTAATACATCAGCTACATCAGCAGAACATCTTTTGTTCACGAGAGAA ATAAGGAGTGGCCAAGTCGACGAGGATGATAGTGACCACCGATCTCTTCAAGAAGGATAT aTTACTGTCACTCCTCTTGGTGCCTTGTCTAATGTTGAGATAGATTGCCATGCCTACTTAAAAGAGTGGCTGCCAAATGTAGCTGAACGCTTGTCTGCATCGGCCTTATAA
- the LOC117614395 gene encoding SEC14 cytosolic factor-like encodes MGKKDHHLQQRDQQSKDDSRVEAVLQLLRKQAPLSVKQEKFCNTACVERFLKAKGDSVKKAAKQLRACLSWRQSIGTENLIADEFSAELAEGVAYVSGHDEESRPVLIFRIKQDYQKFHSQKLFTRLLVFTLEVAIESMPKNVEQLVLLFDASFFRSASAFMNLLLAALKIVAEYYPGRLFKAFVIDPPTMFSYLWKGVRPFVELSTATMVVSSLDFEESLDFNDFSNYPRASSLRFDPASIKSTAKIGSCSSSRFSFTVSHHQFDSLKPWYLSLTDTSASKVGPTGHSPLGPALISPLNARSFSFASPAARTPRGTIHGYGNSAATRKSLFPSTPLPQRCTSSEASRTPRHPRTPRPSFLQSPAMFFRSSTSKECHLSKTDKSRESFVPFLKFYRRPYDEMIYRSKMRPPLGGLISIVSPHLRRRHVSVSQRF; translated from the exons ATGGGAAAGAAAGATCATCATCTGCAGCAGAGAGATCAGCAGAGCAAAGACGACTCAAGGGTTGAAGCTGTTCTTCAGCTTCTAAGAAAACAAGCCCCACTTTCAGTCAAACAG GAGAAGTTTTGCAACACTGCTTGTGTTGAGAGGTTTCTGAAGGCAAAAGGAGACAGTGTTAAGAAGGCAGCCAAGCAACTGAGGGCCTGTCTTTCTTGGAGACAGAGCATTGGCACTg AGAACTTGATAGCAGACGAGTTCTCAGCTGAACTTGCAGAAGGGGTTGCCTACGTGTCCGGGCATGATGAAGAATCCAGACCCGTTCTG ATTTTCCGGATCAAGCAGGACTACCAGAAGTTCCATTCACAAAAACT GTTCACTCGCTTATTGGTTTTCACGCTGGAGGTGGCCATTGAGAGCATGCCCAAAAATGTCGAGCAGTTGGTTCTCCTTTTCGACGCAA GCTTTTTCAGATCAGCTTCGGCTTTTATGAACTTGTTGCTGGCAGCACTGAAAATTGTGGCAGAGTACTACCCAGGACGGCTGTTCAAGGCCTTTGTAATTGACCCTCCCACTATGTTCTCTTATCTCTGGAAG GGCGTACGACCCTTTGTGGAGCTTTCTACGGCTACGATGGTGGTGTCATCACTAGACTTTGAGGAGTCGTTGGATTTCAACGACTTCTCAAACTACCCGCGAGCCTCGTCCCTACGATTCGACCCCGCGTCAATCAAATCAACGGCCAAAATCGGCTCCTGCTCGTCCTCGCGTTTCTCCTTCACTGTTTCTCACCACCAGTTCGACTCTCTCAAGCCTTGGTACCTCAGCCTTACCGACACGTCAGCATCCAAAGTAGGGCCCACCGGTCACTCCCCTCTGGGACCCGCACTCATCTCTCCGCTAAACGCTCGGTCGTTCTCCTTTGCATCCCCAGCCGCGAGAACGCCACGTGGAACCATCCACGGCTACGGCAACTCGGCGGCCACGAGGAAGAGCTTGTTCCCGTCGACCCCACTGCCCCAACGGTGCACCAGCAGCGAGGCAAGCAGAACCCCTCGCCACCCGCGGACCCCACGGCCGTCGTTCCTCCAGTCACCGGCCATGTTCTTCCGCAGCAGCACTAGCAAGGAGTGCCACTTGAGCAAGACGGACAAGTCTCGGGAGTCGTTCGTCCCGTTTTTGAAGTTCTACAGGAGGCCGTACGACGAGATGATTTACAGGTCAAAGATGCGGCCCCCACTGGGAGGGCTCATCTCCATCGTCTCTCCCCACCTGAGACGCCGCCACGTGTCAGTATCGCAACGGTTCTAA
- the LOC117614668 gene encoding F-box protein FBW2-like, translating to MDERKWEDLQMDCLVKVLVKVGMESLLLDVPFVCKSWYKATLNPSCWQSLIFPDNECIEVWPGDASECPNFKNLMDRFASEYQIDGDRCSVTGFLKFVINRSSGNATVLKLPKCCTVEAFEFAANVCPGLVTLSLPGDVLDNKHTNLELIGNWKNLEVLSLGSCLNLAKILVIIQTHSKNFYGLDLSKGFVHEREALSIVKLVPNIKYLNLKGAKVSRDSLVTLLCGCKDLVMLDARDCFGFDENDDELSKLASHISKFMCEGSEFPEFLRGMDNVVILPDVGYSFQQLVENWDEMLNDLRDAFNDLSDEERRTI from the exons ATGGACGAACGAAAATGGGAGGACTTACAAATGGACTGCTTGGTCAAAGTGTTGGTGAAAGTTGGAATGGAGTCACTGCTTTTGGATGTCCCTTTCGTGTGCAAGTCATGGTACAAGGCGACCCTCAATCCTTCATGCTGGCAATCTCTCATTTTCCCGGACAACGAATGTATTGAAGTCTGGCCTGGGGATGCGTCTGAAtgtccaaattttaaaaatcttatGGACAGATTTGCGAGTGAGTATCAAATTGATGGGGATCGTTGCTCTGTCACCggttttctaaagtttgtgaTCAATCGGAGCAGCGGAAATGCTACTGTGCTCAAGCTTCCCAAATGCTGCACAGTAGAAGCCTTTGAATTTGCTGCAAATGT GTGTCCTGGCCTTGTGACTTTGAGTTTACCAGGAGATGTATTGGACAACAAACACACAAACCTAGAGCTGATTGGCAATTGGAAAAATCTGGAGGTGTTATCATTGGGTTCATGCTTAAATTTGGCGAAAATACTTGTAATTATACAAACACATTCCAAGAATTTTTATGGTTTAGATTTGTCCAAAGGCTTTGTTCATGAACGTGAGGCATTGTCAATTGTGAAGTTGGTGCCTAATATCAAGTACTTAAATTTGAAGGGTGCAAAAGTAAGTCGGGATAGTCTTGTCACGTTGCTGTGCGGATGCAAAGATCTAGTGATGTTGGACGCCAGAGATTGTTTTGGATTCGATGAGAACGACGATGAATTATCAAAGCTTGCGTCTCATATTAGTAAATTTATGTGCGAGGGTTCTGAATTTCCTGAATTTCTTCGTGGTATGGACAATGTTGTTATTCTTCCTGATGTTGGATACTCATTTCAACAGCTTGTGGAGAATTGGGATGAAATGCTCAATGATTTGCGCGATGCGTTCAATGATTTGAGTGACGAGGAACGAAGAACTATTTGA